In the Nerophis ophidion isolate RoL-2023_Sa linkage group LG19, RoL_Noph_v1.0, whole genome shotgun sequence genome, one interval contains:
- the LOC133538379 gene encoding gamma-crystallin M1-like, which produces MGKIILFEEKNFQGRSYDCMSDCSELTSFLTRCQSCRVESGCFMVYERPNFMGLQLFLKRGEYSDLQRLTSMGTTMDSIRSCRMIPSHRGQFRIKIFERENMSGQSNELQEDCDNIMERFRMNDILSCQVLEGHWLMYEQPNFRGRVIYVKPGEHRSLREMGMSGIRLMSLRRITDTC; this is translated from the exons ATGGGCAAG ATCATTCTTTTCGAGGAGAAGAACTTCCAGGGCCGCTCCTATGACTGCATGAGCGACTGCTCCGAGCTGACCTCTTTCCTGACCCGGTGCCAGTCCTGCCGGGTGGAGAGCGGCTGCTTCATGGTCTACGAGCGCCCCAACTTCATGGGGCTGCAGCTGTTCCTCAAGAGGGGCGAGTACAGCGACCTGCAGCGCCTGACAAGCATGGGAACGACCATGGACTCCATCAGATCCTGCAGAATGATCCCATCG CACAGAGGCCAGTTCCGGATCAAGATCTTCGAGCGGGAGAACATGAGCGGCCAGTCCAACGAGCTGCAGGAGGACTGCGACAACATCATGGAGCGCTTCCGCATGAACGACATCCTGTCCTGCCAGGTGTTGGAAGGCCACTGGCTGATGTACGAGCAGCCCAACTTCCGGGGCAGGGTGATCTACGTGAAGCCCGGCGAGCACCGGAGCCTGAGGGAGATGGGCATGAGCGGCATCAGGCTCATGAGCTTGAGGCGCATCACCGACACGTGCTAG
- the LOC133538383 gene encoding gamma-crystallin M3-like, which yields MTMGKIIFYEDRNFQGRSYETSSDCADMSSYLSRCLSCRVESGCFMVYDRTNYMGNQFFVRRGEYSDYQRMNMSDCIRSCRMIPMHRGQFRIRIFERENMSGQSNELQEDCDNILDRLRMSDCMSCNVLDGHWLLFEQPNFRGKMMYLRPGEYRSFRDMGMSGTRVMSMRRIMDSCS from the exons ATGACCATGGGCAAG ATCATCTTCTACGAGGACAGGAACTTCCAGGGTCGTTCCTATGAGACCAGCAGCGACTGCGCCGACATGTCCTCCTACCTGAGCAGGTGCCTCTCCTGCCGGGTGGAGAGCGGCTGCTTCATGGTCTACGACCGCACAAACTACATGGGCAACCAGTTCTTTGTCAGGAGGGGCGAGTACTCCGACTACCAGCGCATGAACATGAGCGACTGCATCCGGTCTTGCCGTATGATCCCCATG CACAGAGGCCAGTTCCGGATCAGGATCTTCGAGCGGGAGAACATGAGCGGCCAGTCCAACGAGCTGCAGGAGGACTGCGACAACATCCTGGACCGCCTGCGCATGAGCGACTGCATGTCCTGCAACGTACTTGACGGCCACTGGCTGCTTTTCGAGCAGCCCAACTTCCGGGGCAAGATGATGTACCTGAGGCCCGGCGAGTACCGCAGCTTCAGGGACATGGGCATGAGTGGCACTCGCGTCATGAGCATGAGGCGCATCATGGATTCCTGTTCTTAG
- the LOC133538381 gene encoding gamma-crystallin M3-like isoform X1: protein MSMGKIIFYEERNFQGRSYECMSDCSDMSSSLSRCQSCRVESGCFMVYERPNFMGNQSFMRRGEYSDSMSMMGMSGGIKSCRSIPMQHRGQFRIKIFERENMSGQSNELQEDCDNIQERFRMSDCLSCQVLEGHWLLFEQPHFRGKMMYVRPGEHRSFRDMGMSGISFMSMRRITDTC, encoded by the exons ATGAGCATGGGCAAG ATCATCTTCTACGAGGAGAGGAACTTCCAGGGCCGCTCTTATGAGTGCATGAGCGACTGCTCCGACATGTCCTCCAGCCTAAGCCGATGCCAGTCCTGCCGGGTGGAGAGCGGCTGCTTCATGGTCTACGAGCGCCCCAACTTCATGGGCAACCAGTCCTTCATGAGGAGGGGCGAGTACTCCGACTCCATGAGCATGATGGGCATGAGCGGCGGCATCAAGTCCTGCCGTTCAATCCCTATG CAGCACAGAGGCCAGTTCCGGATCAAGATCTTCGAGCGGGAGAACATGAGCGGCCAGTCCAACGAGCTGCAGGAGGACTGCGACAACATCCAGGAGCGCTTCCGCATGAGCGACTGCCTGTCCTGCCAGGTGTTGGAGGGCCACTGGCTGCTGTTCGAGCAGCCCCACTTCCGGGGCAAGATGATGTACGTCAGGCCCGGCGAGCACCGCAGCTTCCGGGACATGGGCATGAGCGGCATCAGCTTCATGAGCATGAGGCGCATCACGGACACATGCTAG
- the LOC133538381 gene encoding gamma-crystallin M3-like isoform X2, giving the protein MSTTDMSMGKIIFYEERNFQGRSYECMSDCSDMSSSLSRCQSCRVESGCFMVYERPNFMGNQSFMRRGEYSDSMSMMGMSGGIKSCRSIPMHRGQFRIKIFERENMSGQSNELQEDCDNIQERFRMSDCLSCQVLEGHWLLFEQPHFRGKMMYVRPGEHRSFRDMGMSGISFMSMRRITDTC; this is encoded by the exons ATGTCCACCACCGACATGAGCATGGGCAAG ATCATCTTCTACGAGGAGAGGAACTTCCAGGGCCGCTCTTATGAGTGCATGAGCGACTGCTCCGACATGTCCTCCAGCCTAAGCCGATGCCAGTCCTGCCGGGTGGAGAGCGGCTGCTTCATGGTCTACGAGCGCCCCAACTTCATGGGCAACCAGTCCTTCATGAGGAGGGGCGAGTACTCCGACTCCATGAGCATGATGGGCATGAGCGGCGGCATCAAGTCCTGCCGTTCAATCCCTATG CACAGAGGCCAGTTCCGGATCAAGATCTTCGAGCGGGAGAACATGAGCGGCCAGTCCAACGAGCTGCAGGAGGACTGCGACAACATCCAGGAGCGCTTCCGCATGAGCGACTGCCTGTCCTGCCAGGTGTTGGAGGGCCACTGGCTGCTGTTCGAGCAGCCCCACTTCCGGGGCAAGATGATGTACGTCAGGCCCGGCGAGCACCGCAGCTTCCGGGACATGGGCATGAGCGGCATCAGCTTCATGAGCATGAGGCGCATCACGGACACATGCTAG
- the LOC133538384 gene encoding gamma-crystallin M2-like, which translates to MNMRGKIIFYEERNFQGRSYECMSDCSDMSSSLSRCQSCRVESGCFMVYERPNFTGNQYFMRRGEYSDSMSMMGMRDCIRSCRVVPMHRGQFKIKIFERENFSGQSNELQEDCDNIQERFRMSDCLSCQVLEGHWLLFEQPHFRGKMMYVKPGEYRSFRDMGLTGMRIMSMRRIMDSCN; encoded by the exons ATGAACATGAGGGGCAAG ATCATCTTCTACGAGGAGAGGAACTTCCAGGGCCGCTCTTATGAGTGCATGAGCGACTGCTCCGACATGTCCTCCAGCCTAAGCCGATGCCAGTCCTGCCGGGTGGAGAGCGGCTGCTTCATGGTCTACGAGCGCCCCAACTTCACGGGCAACCAGTACTTCATGAGGAGGGGCGAGTACTCCGACTCCATGAGCATGATGGGCATGAGGGACTGCATCAGGTCCTGCCGCGTGGTCCCCATG CATAGAGGCCAGTTCAAGATCAAGATCTTCGAGCGGGAGAACTTTAGCGGCCAGTCCAACGAGCTGCAGGAGGACTGCGACAACATCCAGGAGCGCTTCCGCATGAGCGACTGCCTGTCCTGCCAGGTGTTGGAGGGCCACTGGCTGCTGTTCGAGCAGCCCCACTTCCGGGGCAAGATGATGTACGTCAAGCCCGGCGAGTACCGCAGCTTCCGGGACATGGGCTTGACTGGCATGAGGATCATGAGCATGAGGCGTATCATGGACTCTTGTAACTAA